A section of the Elizabethkingia anophelis R26 genome encodes:
- a CDS encoding DUF3857 domain-containing protein, producing MPKNYFIPFTILCISAFYGQEYAVGNIKDELKKKANAVIRKNQQDITIKSIDQMEIKYSKAITVLNQSGAELAYISIPYDKVSRPSQIKVTVLDENGKQIKSYSKSDFKDYSHGQNSVLYTDDRILFLSAEAPSYPYTVVAEYTMNTGNTIFFPNFIPFYSYKTSLEKAGISIKNTSGINLRTKIYPSFIATPTEQKSNDIISYTYTNIPAVENEVKSPDLDQMLPKVQFSLDQFSLEGKKGDFKDWNSFGKWYYNNLLQPASVITEDLKKEIVSLNLQGSTEDKVRTLYQYMQNKTRYIFVAIGIGGWQPMPADDVRKKSYGDCKALSNYMKTLLDAAGIKSYYAIINSDDSVINFDEDFPKMGGNHAILMIPTEKDNIWLENTSQKMAFNHLSYSTTARNVLAVDENGIKIIKTPVYDASKNKSIMKAEITINSEGGVNGKSNFSLTGWQYDMYLSLDGLSNKEASDALKSRFSELNYETANINNFKNNRNDALLSFDFDYQAKNYSKKIGQDLLFRAIPFNELTSINNIEERKLPFENAFAYADDYEIIYNIPAGYKISEMPQSQSISSAYGNYSLKAVTNDKNQIIIKRQITINRGSYPKEQFADYLAFRKKIVSADNSKMLITKN from the coding sequence ATGCCGAAAAATTATTTTATTCCTTTCACAATCCTTTGTATTTCCGCCTTTTATGGACAGGAATATGCTGTAGGCAATATAAAAGATGAATTAAAAAAGAAAGCAAATGCTGTTATCAGGAAGAATCAGCAGGACATTACAATAAAATCCATCGACCAGATGGAGATAAAATATTCAAAAGCCATAACTGTTCTCAACCAGAGCGGAGCAGAACTTGCTTATATAAGTATTCCTTATGATAAAGTATCCCGTCCAAGCCAGATAAAAGTGACGGTATTGGATGAAAACGGAAAACAAATTAAGTCTTATTCTAAATCTGATTTTAAAGATTATAGTCATGGTCAGAATTCTGTATTATATACCGATGACAGGATATTGTTTCTGAGTGCTGAAGCACCTTCATATCCGTATACAGTAGTTGCAGAATACACAATGAATACCGGAAATACTATATTCTTTCCCAATTTCATTCCGTTTTATTCTTACAAAACATCTTTGGAAAAGGCTGGAATTAGCATTAAAAATACTTCCGGGATTAATTTAAGAACCAAAATATACCCTAGCTTTATAGCAACTCCTACAGAACAAAAGTCTAATGACATCATTAGCTATACCTATACAAATATTCCTGCGGTTGAGAATGAAGTGAAATCTCCAGATTTGGATCAAATGTTACCCAAAGTACAATTTTCACTCGACCAGTTCAGTCTTGAGGGCAAAAAAGGAGATTTTAAGGACTGGAACAGTTTTGGAAAATGGTATTACAACAACCTTCTTCAGCCAGCATCTGTTATTACAGAAGATCTGAAAAAAGAAATTGTATCTCTCAATCTCCAGGGAAGTACAGAGGACAAAGTAAGGACTCTTTATCAGTACATGCAGAATAAAACCCGTTATATTTTCGTCGCTATAGGAATCGGTGGTTGGCAGCCTATGCCTGCAGATGATGTGCGTAAAAAAAGCTATGGTGATTGTAAAGCATTGTCCAATTATATGAAAACACTTTTGGATGCGGCAGGAATAAAATCTTACTACGCCATTATAAACAGTGATGACAGCGTTATTAATTTTGATGAAGATTTCCCAAAAATGGGTGGCAATCATGCTATTCTTATGATTCCTACAGAAAAAGATAACATCTGGCTGGAAAATACTTCACAGAAAATGGCTTTTAATCATTTGTCATATTCTACTACTGCCAGAAATGTTCTGGCAGTAGATGAGAATGGAATAAAAATTATAAAGACTCCAGTATATGATGCCAGCAAAAACAAAAGCATCATGAAAGCTGAAATAACGATTAACAGTGAAGGTGGTGTTAATGGTAAATCTAATTTCAGTCTTACAGGATGGCAGTACGACATGTATCTCTCATTAGATGGATTAAGTAATAAAGAAGCTTCTGACGCTTTGAAGAGTAGGTTTAGTGAACTGAATTATGAAACTGCGAATATTAATAATTTTAAAAACAACCGTAACGATGCTCTCTTGTCATTCGATTTTGATTATCAGGCAAAAAACTATTCAAAGAAAATTGGTCAGGACTTACTATTTCGGGCAATTCCGTTCAACGAATTAACATCTATTAATAATATTGAAGAACGAAAATTACCCTTTGAAAATGCTTTTGCATATGCCGATGATTATGAAATCATATACAATATTCCTGCTGGATATAAAATATCGGAAATGCCACAATCACAATCTATAAGCTCTGCTTATGGTAACTATTCCTTGAAGGCTGTTACTAATGATAAAAACCAGATTATCATTAAAAGACAAATTACAATTAACAGAGGAAGTTACCCAAAAGAACAGTTTGCAGATTATCTCGCATTCCGTAAAAAAATTGTCAGTGCCGACAATTCTAAAATGCTAATTACTAAAAACTAA
- a CDS encoding TIGR02757 family protein yields MTEKEIFAFLDEKADAFNHPEYINSDPLQIPHRYSVKQDIEISGFFAATLAWGNRKSIITNATKIMDFMGNSPYDFVMNAKESDFKSIEDKAVHRTFNGEDLKQFVFNLQRLYQEQESLSYFFRPKDDEQNFYHALERFRTAFLNENNHRSYKHVSSTYKNSAAKRLIMYLRWMVRKDKRGVDLGVWSDLDQKKLSCPLDVHSGNIARQLGILNRKQNDWKAVEELDIKLRTYNSEDPALYDFALFGLGVTKELE; encoded by the coding sequence ATGACAGAAAAAGAAATTTTTGCATTTCTGGATGAAAAAGCAGATGCCTTCAATCATCCGGAATATATAAATAGTGATCCACTTCAGATTCCACATCGTTATTCTGTAAAACAGGATATCGAGATTTCCGGGTTCTTTGCAGCTACATTAGCCTGGGGAAACAGAAAAAGCATTATTACGAATGCTACTAAGATTATGGACTTCATGGGAAATTCCCCCTATGATTTTGTAATGAATGCAAAGGAATCTGACTTTAAAAGTATAGAAGATAAAGCCGTACACAGAACTTTTAATGGGGAAGATCTGAAGCAGTTTGTTTTCAATCTGCAAAGACTCTATCAGGAGCAGGAATCTCTATCTTATTTTTTCCGGCCAAAAGATGATGAACAAAATTTTTATCATGCTCTGGAACGATTCCGTACAGCATTCCTAAATGAAAATAATCACCGTTCTTACAAGCATGTAAGCAGCACATACAAAAACTCTGCTGCAAAACGTTTGATCATGTACTTAAGATGGATGGTAAGAAAGGATAAAAGGGGAGTAGATCTGGGAGTATGGTCGGATTTAGATCAAAAAAAATTATCATGTCCTCTGGATGTTCATTCCGGAAATATTGCCAGACAATTGGGAATACTTAACAGAAAGCAGAATGACTGGAAAGCGGTTGAAGAACTGGATATAAAACTTAGAACTTATAATTCCGAAGATCCTGCACTTTATGATTTTGCACTTTTCGGATTAGGAGTAACAAAAGAATTAGAATAG
- a CDS encoding Bax inhibitor-1/YccA family protein, producing MEQNTYEPRTIQVVPEELKASQAKYMSKVYGWMSLALVVTGLIAYLVAGSETLITAIMANKLLFYGLIIAEFGLVIWLSARIAKMSTTTAIAAFMGYAVLNGLTLSLIFLIYTFSSIALTFFVTAGTFAVMSIYGYVTKTDLTKIGKIMMMLLVGIIIASLVNLFLKSPMIYWITTYVGVAVFVGLIAYDTQKIKNYFLELNGDESLMGRMAIMGALTLYLDFINLFLFLLRLFGGGRSND from the coding sequence ATGGAACAAAACACTTACGAACCAAGGACAATTCAGGTAGTTCCTGAAGAGCTGAAAGCAAGTCAGGCGAAGTACATGTCGAAAGTTTATGGATGGATGTCACTGGCTCTAGTGGTGACTGGTTTAATTGCTTATTTGGTTGCAGGGAGCGAAACTCTTATTACTGCAATTATGGCCAATAAACTTCTTTTTTATGGGTTAATCATTGCTGAGTTTGGATTGGTAATCTGGTTATCCGCCAGAATTGCTAAAATGTCTACAACTACTGCAATTGCTGCATTTATGGGTTATGCAGTATTAAATGGTTTAACATTGTCATTAATATTCTTAATCTATACCTTCTCTTCTATAGCATTAACATTCTTTGTTACTGCTGGTACATTTGCTGTAATGAGTATTTACGGATATGTTACCAAAACAGATTTAACAAAGATTGGTAAAATTATGATGATGTTATTGGTAGGTATAATCATTGCTTCTTTAGTAAATCTATTTTTAAAGAGCCCAATGATCTACTGGATTACAACTTACGTTGGTGTTGCAGTTTTTGTAGGACTTATCGCTTATGACACTCAGAAAATTAAGAATTATTTCCTTGAACTAAACGGAGATGAATCTTTAATGGGAAGAATGGCTATTATGGGAGCTTTAACACTTTACTTAGATTTCATCAACTTATTCTTATTCCTTCTAAGATTATTTGGAGGCGGAAGAAGCAACGACTAA
- a CDS encoding SusC/RagA family TonB-linked outer membrane protein: protein MNKLTKSILAVVLSSSFVMISAQKMDTTKAKEIEGVVVTALGIKRDQKAIGYAAQEIKGDLITASRQTSAVGALSGNIAGVQVTTSSASMGGSARIVLRGIGSINGENRPLIVVDGIPFNNANFNTGSTLNNSGTTARGAGGVDYGDASSDINPDDIESVVVLKGGPAAALYGARAINGAIVYTTKKGKGGKIQIVLNSGVSFESIYKMPRLQNEYGQGSEQSALPTQIINGKTYNIAEYTVDESWGPKYNPNIKYLPWYAFDPEFKDDYMKEVPWVAPQHDVDSFFKTGVTYNNNISISRAFEKTGIRFSYGNVKTEGIFPNSSLKKNSMNINITSQLSDRLKLDAGITYNLTEGFNRPEQGYGNNSVAQKFFQFGPRSLDFAKARDYKLENGKQRTWNRIAWDNANPKYSDNPYWTVFENYTTDKRQRVYGNATLTYNLIGKSLYAVGNLYGDIYSFSNDGRVAVGSQAQSSYFITKRNFSEYNYELRLHFDHRFGDFSINSFVGTNMRQSKSDMLYGKTNGGLVIPNFYNLKNGYGVSTVLQNFADRRVYSLYESVSLGYKDTFFIDATNRTDWSSTIPQSYNYPSISGSFVFSNLIKANWLNFAKLRGGWANIASDADPYQLVNVYDVSLPFLGLPRFSNTNASKNRNLLNERKITSEIGLDANMFNNRLGINFTYYNSKVKDQIIELPVDGGTGRDTKVINVGEMANKGIELTLNGKILKSENFSWDVNLNFSKNNNKLVTLSPDAKNLLLANAPFRVGVYAVEGMRYGQIYGTDYTYDEKGNKVIGANGYYVPTSTPVYLGSYLPDYNAGLRNTIRYKNFTLSALIDRQKGGKYFSTTHMFGMYSGMLEKTTANNMREVGLVLPGVVKQTDGSYIQNTKNIDAYTYAISHYNVVDAANVFDSSYWKLREVTLTYTLPKGLLNNAIQDISITAFARNLFTWGLAWDIDPETASYASGNVQGLEGGSLPSTRTYGLNIQFKF from the coding sequence ATGAATAAACTAACTAAGAGTATTCTGGCTGTTGTATTGTCTTCTTCTTTTGTGATGATTTCAGCACAGAAGATGGATACAACTAAAGCCAAAGAAATTGAAGGTGTTGTCGTAACTGCACTGGGTATTAAGAGAGACCAGAAGGCAATAGGTTATGCAGCTCAGGAAATTAAAGGAGATCTTATTACTGCTTCTCGTCAGACTAGTGCAGTAGGTGCCCTGTCTGGTAATATTGCAGGAGTTCAGGTAACAACATCATCTGCATCTATGGGAGGTTCCGCAAGAATTGTTTTAAGAGGAATTGGTTCCATAAACGGAGAAAACAGACCTCTGATAGTTGTAGATGGCATACCTTTTAACAATGCAAATTTCAATACTGGATCTACTCTTAATAATTCCGGAACAACAGCAAGAGGTGCCGGAGGAGTAGATTATGGTGATGCATCATCAGATATTAACCCCGATGATATAGAGTCGGTGGTTGTATTGAAGGGAGGTCCTGCTGCAGCTCTTTACGGAGCAAGGGCTATTAATGGTGCCATAGTATATACAACAAAAAAAGGTAAAGGAGGAAAAATACAAATTGTACTAAATTCCGGAGTTTCTTTCGAAAGCATATATAAGATGCCAAGGCTACAAAATGAGTATGGGCAAGGCTCTGAGCAAAGTGCTCTGCCTACTCAAATAATCAACGGGAAAACCTATAATATTGCAGAATATACTGTAGATGAATCATGGGGACCTAAGTATAATCCAAATATAAAGTATTTACCGTGGTACGCTTTCGACCCCGAATTTAAGGATGATTATATGAAAGAGGTTCCATGGGTTGCTCCTCAGCATGATGTAGATTCATTTTTTAAAACTGGTGTTACTTATAATAATAATATTTCTATTTCAAGAGCATTTGAAAAAACAGGGATTCGTTTTTCTTATGGAAATGTCAAAACAGAGGGTATATTTCCAAATTCCAGTCTAAAGAAAAACTCAATGAATATTAATATCACAAGTCAGTTGAGTGATCGGTTGAAATTAGATGCAGGAATTACATACAATCTGACAGAAGGATTTAACAGACCGGAGCAAGGCTACGGAAACAATTCTGTTGCTCAAAAGTTTTTTCAGTTTGGTCCCCGTTCATTAGATTTTGCTAAAGCAAGAGACTATAAACTAGAAAACGGAAAACAGAGGACATGGAACAGAATAGCTTGGGATAATGCTAATCCTAAATATTCGGACAATCCATACTGGACAGTTTTTGAAAATTATACAACTGATAAGAGGCAACGTGTATATGGTAATGCTACATTGACTTATAACCTTATAGGAAAAAGTCTTTATGCAGTGGGGAATTTATATGGAGATATTTATTCATTTAGTAATGACGGAAGAGTTGCTGTTGGTTCTCAGGCACAATCAAGCTATTTTATAACAAAAAGAAATTTTTCAGAATATAATTATGAATTAAGATTACATTTTGACCATAGATTTGGTGATTTTAGCATCAATTCATTTGTCGGAACCAATATGAGACAATCTAAATCGGATATGCTTTATGGAAAAACGAACGGAGGGCTTGTGATTCCAAACTTTTATAACCTGAAAAACGGATATGGAGTTTCTACTGTTTTACAAAACTTTGCAGACAGAAGAGTTTATTCATTATATGAATCTGTTTCATTGGGCTACAAAGATACTTTCTTTATCGATGCCACAAACAGAACAGATTGGTCATCTACAATTCCCCAAAGTTATAACTACCCCTCTATTTCCGGTAGCTTTGTCTTTTCCAATTTGATTAAAGCTAACTGGTTAAACTTCGCTAAACTAAGAGGGGGTTGGGCAAATATTGCATCAGATGCAGATCCATACCAACTGGTAAATGTATATGATGTAAGTCTTCCATTTCTGGGGTTGCCAAGATTTAGTAATACCAATGCCAGTAAGAATCGAAACTTGCTGAATGAAAGAAAAATTACTTCTGAAATTGGATTGGATGCAAATATGTTTAACAACAGATTAGGAATAAATTTTACTTATTATAATTCCAAAGTAAAAGACCAGATTATTGAATTACCTGTTGATGGAGGAACAGGTCGTGATACTAAAGTTATTAATGTCGGTGAGATGGCGAATAAAGGTATTGAATTAACACTTAACGGGAAAATATTAAAATCTGAAAACTTCTCATGGGATGTAAATTTAAATTTCTCAAAAAACAATAATAAGCTTGTTACACTTTCTCCAGATGCTAAAAATTTACTTTTGGCAAATGCACCTTTCAGAGTTGGTGTTTATGCTGTAGAGGGCATGAGATACGGACAGATATACGGAACCGATTATACATATGATGAAAAGGGAAATAAGGTTATTGGAGCCAATGGATATTATGTACCAACTTCAACTCCTGTTTACTTAGGATCTTATTTGCCTGATTACAACGCCGGACTTAGAAATACAATCAGATACAAGAATTTTACACTAAGTGCATTAATTGACCGTCAAAAAGGTGGTAAATATTTTTCTACGACACATATGTTCGGAATGTATTCTGGTATGCTTGAAAAAACTACAGCTAATAATATGAGAGAAGTAGGACTTGTTCTCCCTGGTGTAGTAAAGCAAACAGATGGATCATATATTCAGAATACCAAAAATATTGATGCATATACATATGCAATTAGTCATTATAATGTAGTAGATGCAGCAAATGTATTTGATTCTAGTTACTGGAAGTTAAGAGAAGTTACTTTAACCTATACTTTACCAAAAGGACTTCTAAATAATGCTATTCAGGATATAAGTATTACAGCATTCGCAAGAAATTTATTTACATGGGGGCTGGCCTGGGATATAGATCCTGAAACAGCATCCTATGCAAGTGGAAATGTTCAAGGACTGGAAGGTGGTTCTCTTCCTTCAACGAGAACTTATGGGCTTAATATTCAATTCAAATTTTAA
- the rdgB gene encoding RdgB/HAM1 family non-canonical purine NTP pyrophosphatase — translation MEILVATHNQHKKEEIQQILPDYNITSLTDYNLFEEVIEDGDSFEANAKIKAKYCFEKTGKPSLGDDSGLVVPALDGRPGIYSARYAGDHDFKANIIKVLGEMEDIKEREAYFITVLCLISEGKEEYFEGRVYGTLTYKPSGEKGFGYDPIFIPKDHSITFAEMPAEEKNKISHRANALKKFLDYLKA, via the coding sequence ATGGAAATTCTAGTTGCAACACACAACCAACACAAAAAAGAAGAAATTCAGCAAATTTTACCCGATTACAATATCACAAGTCTTACCGATTATAATCTTTTTGAAGAAGTCATCGAAGATGGCGATAGTTTTGAAGCAAATGCAAAAATAAAAGCTAAATACTGTTTTGAGAAGACTGGAAAACCAAGTCTTGGAGACGATAGTGGATTGGTAGTCCCTGCATTGGACGGAAGACCAGGAATCTACTCTGCAAGATACGCCGGAGATCATGATTTCAAAGCAAATATTATAAAAGTTCTTGGCGAAATGGAGGATATAAAGGAACGTGAAGCTTACTTTATTACTGTTTTATGTCTTATTTCAGAAGGAAAAGAAGAATATTTTGAGGGCAGAGTATATGGTACTTTAACATACAAACCAAGCGGGGAGAAGGGATTCGGTTATGATCCGATTTTTATTCCTAAAGATCACAGCATTACATTTGCTGAAATGCCTGCAGAGGAAAAAAATAAAATCAGCCACAGAGCCAATGCTTTGAAGAAGTTTTTAGACTATTTAAAAGCATAA
- a CDS encoding CPBP family intramembrane glutamic endopeptidase: MDKDLHPGRNYLFGWKEAILLAVTFLFMQFLLAGWSAFEMFVLHDNPAYKDYFIIISYVLTFTGCIFAFDQFIVKPTGSRLSFNMRTSPFSTYLLVFPLMIGGIFIAEYTSGLLPTTGDFFGPWYEQVTRLFARMSLDPVTMILMTSFFAPILEEILFRGIIQKGLINKGVSPAKAIIISAIVFGVVHGNPWQFMGAAILGSVMGLVYYKTKTLLLPILLHAFNNLISSLLVIYTKQESYSEFFGVPETYLLLIGIVLTAVFGYLFIYKNKIHYND, from the coding sequence ATGGATAAAGATTTACATCCCGGAAGAAATTACCTGTTTGGCTGGAAAGAAGCTATACTCTTAGCAGTTACATTTCTATTCATGCAGTTTTTATTAGCTGGCTGGTCGGCCTTCGAAATGTTTGTACTCCATGATAACCCAGCTTATAAAGATTACTTTATTATCATTTCTTATGTCCTAACTTTTACAGGATGCATATTTGCATTCGATCAGTTTATTGTAAAACCGACAGGTAGCAGACTAAGTTTTAATATGCGCACTTCGCCCTTTTCTACCTATCTGCTTGTATTTCCGTTAATGATTGGTGGAATATTTATTGCCGAATATACTTCCGGATTACTTCCTACAACAGGAGATTTTTTTGGACCTTGGTATGAACAGGTAACCAGACTTTTTGCAAGAATGTCTCTGGATCCGGTTACAATGATCTTAATGACCAGTTTTTTCGCTCCGATACTCGAAGAAATACTTTTCAGAGGCATAATTCAGAAAGGGTTAATTAATAAAGGGGTTTCTCCGGCCAAAGCGATTATTATCTCCGCTATAGTTTTTGGTGTTGTTCACGGAAACCCCTGGCAGTTTATGGGAGCTGCAATTTTAGGTAGTGTAATGGGACTGGTTTATTATAAAACCAAAACATTATTACTCCCAATTCTTTTACATGCCTTTAATAATCTAATATCATCACTGCTTGTTATTTATACCAAACAGGAGTCCTATTCCGAATTTTTCGGAGTTCCGGAAACCTATTTATTATTAATTGGTATAGTTCTCACAGCAGTTTTTGGCTACTTGTTTATCTATAAAAATAAAATTCATTATAACGATTAA
- a CDS encoding ribonuclease Z, with the protein MGAYLTILGYNSAIPTVKSSPTAQFLEMDERCFLIDCGEGTQVQLRKAKAKFSKINHIFISHLHGDHCFGLPGLIASFRLLGRDQELHVYGPKGIKKMLETIFEITETHRGFQIVYHELEGDQSQKVYEDDKLEVWTIPLYHRIYCNGYLFREKPKDRRLNMAEISKYPEIEICDYHNLKRGKDFVLSDGYVLKNEVLTTDPEPPVSYAFCSDTRFKEDIIPIIENVDVLYHESTFLHDLKEMADYTGHTTAKEAAIIAQRAGVKKLILGHFSNRYADLTVFTDEAREYFPNTFLPIALEPVKV; encoded by the coding sequence TTGGGGGCATATCTCACTATTTTAGGTTATAATTCAGCAATACCTACCGTCAAATCTTCACCTACAGCACAATTTCTGGAAATGGATGAACGCTGTTTTCTTATCGACTGTGGTGAAGGAACACAGGTACAACTGAGAAAAGCTAAAGCAAAGTTTTCTAAGATCAATCATATTTTCATCTCTCATCTTCATGGAGATCATTGTTTCGGACTGCCTGGACTTATTGCATCATTCCGACTTTTAGGAAGAGACCAGGAACTACATGTCTATGGCCCGAAAGGAATAAAGAAGATGTTGGAAACGATATTTGAAATTACTGAAACCCATCGCGGTTTTCAGATTGTTTATCATGAACTGGAAGGAGATCAGTCTCAGAAAGTTTATGAGGATGATAAACTGGAGGTATGGACTATACCTTTATATCACAGAATTTATTGCAACGGATATCTTTTCAGAGAGAAACCAAAAGACAGAAGGCTGAATATGGCAGAGATCTCTAAGTATCCTGAGATTGAAATCTGTGATTATCATAATCTGAAGCGTGGAAAAGATTTTGTTTTATCTGATGGATATGTGCTAAAAAATGAAGTATTAACTACAGATCCGGAGCCGCCGGTATCTTATGCTTTCTGTTCTGACACCAGATTCAAAGAGGATATTATACCAATAATTGAAAATGTAGATGTATTATATCATGAATCTACTTTTCTGCACGATCTTAAAGAAATGGCAGATTATACAGGACATACTACCGCAAAAGAAGCTGCAATTATTGCACAGAGAGCCGGTGTTAAGAAACTTATTTTAGGACATTTTTCTAACCGCTATGCTGATCTAACGGTCTTTACTGATGAAGCCCGTGAATATTTTCCGAATACTTTTTTACCAATAGCTTTAGAGCCTGTAAAAGTATAA
- a CDS encoding SusD/RagB family nutrient-binding outer membrane lipoprotein, which translates to MKKIKILSVITLGALLVLASCQDQSLEDINRNPNDPERVFSSGLMNSATKELMDATRNGFESGRMSLPWIQYSAQVAYTEEDRFQFRETSSQALYSNLYKVILDFKSIIDLNIDPSRMVEMKQYGDTQNQIATARIMLAYSFSILADTFGPVPYWSYGNKDADFQALNLEKYPMPLYASQEKIYTDILKELKEASQQLNTSEPGLAGDVIYNRDVLKWRKFANSLRLRIANRLKDAMPGANAHIQDAIASGLMTSNSDNAVQKYQNDKLLPSPMFNSVFVQNRTDFKITNTMVNTLKGLLGGFSLDPRLFKYAAPVYRVDNNDNYIIDPNSNDKVKVTIDPNQAAFEYANSNRLDNYIGLPYGLTRTMVARQDAAGTSWWSNNVIKADFGEVLMEYSEVQFILSEINGWNDTNYKAAVRASMEKWNVPASSINTFVSSLPAANKANVLNQKWIALYMQPQEAYAEWRRTGYPNFLIKPGDVNNLVIPAVDGATTYTFTPISPSDYTLTEMPSRITYPVTLAKLNPNGYASGVKNLGPGGDKLNTKLIWDKN; encoded by the coding sequence ATGAAAAAAATAAAAATATTATCAGTAATAACATTAGGAGCTTTACTTGTACTTGCTAGTTGCCAGGATCAGAGTTTAGAAGATATCAACAGAAATCCAAATGATCCAGAGAGAGTTTTTAGTTCAGGTTTGATGAATTCTGCTACGAAGGAATTAATGGATGCAACAAGAAATGGTTTCGAGTCAGGAAGAATGTCTTTACCATGGATTCAGTATTCTGCGCAGGTTGCTTATACAGAGGAAGACAGGTTTCAATTTAGAGAAACTTCCAGCCAGGCTCTTTATTCAAACTTATACAAAGTAATTCTGGATTTTAAATCAATAATTGATTTGAATATTGACCCATCCAGAATGGTTGAGATGAAGCAATATGGAGATACTCAAAATCAGATTGCAACAGCCCGAATTATGCTGGCTTATAGCTTTTCGATTCTAGCAGATACATTTGGACCGGTACCTTATTGGTCTTATGGAAACAAAGATGCCGATTTTCAGGCTCTTAACCTAGAAAAATATCCTATGCCTTTATACGCCTCACAGGAAAAAATATATACAGATATTCTAAAAGAATTAAAAGAGGCTTCACAACAGTTAAACACAAGTGAGCCAGGACTAGCTGGTGATGTTATTTATAACAGGGATGTATTAAAATGGAGGAAATTTGCAAACTCTCTGAGGCTAAGGATTGCGAACCGTTTAAAAGATGCTATGCCAGGCGCGAATGCACATATACAGGATGCAATAGCTTCGGGACTTATGACGTCTAATAGTGATAATGCTGTACAAAAATATCAGAATGACAAATTACTGCCCTCGCCAATGTTTAATTCTGTTTTTGTACAAAACAGAACTGATTTTAAAATTACCAATACAATGGTGAATACACTTAAGGGACTTTTAGGTGGGTTTAGCTTAGATCCAAGATTGTTTAAATATGCTGCTCCTGTTTACAGAGTTGATAATAATGATAATTATATTATTGATCCCAATAGTAATGACAAAGTTAAAGTTACAATTGATCCTAATCAGGCAGCATTTGAATATGCTAATAGTAACAGGCTTGATAATTATATAGGATTGCCTTATGGACTAACCAGAACTATGGTAGCCCGTCAGGATGCTGCCGGAACTTCATGGTGGAGCAATAATGTAATTAAAGCTGATTTTGGGGAGGTTTTAATGGAGTATTCAGAGGTACAGTTCATTCTGTCAGAAATTAATGGATGGAACGATACTAATTATAAAGCAGCAGTTAGAGCTTCTATGGAAAAATGGAATGTTCCCGCAAGTAGCATCAATACTTTTGTAAGTTCTCTGCCTGCGGCTAATAAAGCAAATGTATTAAATCAAAAATGGATAGCTTTATACATGCAGCCCCAAGAAGCTTATGCAGAATGGAGAAGAACAGGATATCCTAATTTTTTAATTAAACCTGGCGATGTTAATAACTTGGTAATACCGGCTGTCGATGGTGCTACAACTTACACCTTTACACCAATTTCTCCCTCAGATTATACTTTAACGGAAATGCCTTCAAGAATAACATATCCGGTAACGTTAGCTAAACTAAATCCGAATGGATATGCTTCAGGAGTTAAAAACTTAGGCCCGGGAGGAGATAAATTAAATACAAAGCTTATCTGGGATAAAAATTAA